In Paracoccus aminophilus JCM 7686, a single window of DNA contains:
- the tuf gene encoding elongation factor Tu has product MAKAKFERTKPHVNIGTIGHVDHGKTTLTAAITKYFGEFKAYDQIDGAPEERARGITISTAHVEYETPNRHYAHVDCPGHADYVKNMITGAAQMDGAILVVNAADGPMPQTREHILLGRQVGIPYMVVYLNKVDQVDDEELLELVEMEVRELLSSYDYPGDDIPIIKGSALAALEGRDAEIGENSIRALLDAVDAYIPTPERAIDLPFLMPIEDVFSISGRGTVVTGRIERGAVNVGDELEIVGIRDTKKTTCTGVEMFRKLLDRGEAGDNVGVLLRGVDRDGVERGQVLCKPKSVNPHTEFEAEAYILTKEEGGRHTPFFANYRPQFYFRTTDVTGTVKLPEGTEMVMPGDNLKFTVELIAPIAMEEKLRFAIREGGRTVGAGVVSKILK; this is encoded by the coding sequence ATGGCAAAGGCAAAGTTTGAACGTACGAAACCGCACGTCAACATCGGCACGATCGGCCACGTTGACCACGGCAAAACCACGCTGACCGCTGCGATCACGAAGTATTTCGGTGAATTCAAAGCCTACGACCAGATCGATGGCGCTCCGGAAGAGCGTGCGCGCGGGATCACGATTTCGACGGCGCACGTCGAATACGAGACCCCGAACCGTCACTACGCCCACGTCGACTGCCCCGGCCACGCTGACTATGTGAAGAACATGATCACGGGCGCGGCACAGATGGACGGCGCGATCCTGGTTGTGAACGCAGCTGACGGCCCGATGCCGCAGACGCGCGAGCACATCCTGCTCGGCCGTCAGGTCGGCATTCCGTACATGGTCGTCTACCTGAACAAGGTTGACCAGGTTGATGACGAGGAACTGCTCGAGCTGGTCGAGATGGAAGTTCGTGAGCTTCTGTCGTCCTACGACTACCCCGGCGACGATATCCCGATCATCAAGGGTTCGGCTCTGGCCGCTCTGGAAGGTCGCGATGCCGAGATCGGTGAGAACTCGATCCGCGCGCTGCTCGACGCCGTTGACGCCTATATCCCGACCCCGGAGCGCGCGATCGATCTGCCGTTCCTGATGCCGATCGAAGACGTGTTCTCGATCTCGGGCCGTGGTACGGTTGTGACCGGTCGTATCGAGCGTGGCGCTGTGAACGTTGGCGACGAACTCGAAATCGTCGGCATCCGCGACACCAAGAAAACGACCTGCACGGGCGTGGAAATGTTCCGCAAACTGCTGGACCGTGGGGAAGCTGGCGACAACGTCGGCGTTCTGCTGCGCGGTGTTGACCGTGACGGCGTCGAGCGTGGTCAGGTTCTGTGCAAACCGAAATCGGTTAACCCGCACACCGAGTTCGAAGCCGAAGCCTATATCCTCACCAAAGAGGAAGGTGGCCGTCACACGCCGTTCTTCGCGAACTACCGTCCGCAGTTCTACTTCCGCACCACCGACGTCACCGGCACCGTGAAGCTGCCGGAAGGCACCGAGATGGTGATGCCGGGCGACAACCTGAAGTTCACGGTCGAGCTGATCGCTCCGATCGCGATGGAAGAGAAACTGCGCTTCGCGATCCGCGAAGGTGGCCGCACCGTTGGTGCAGGCGTCGTCTCGAAGATCCTGAAGTGA
- the fusA gene encoding elongation factor G, translating to MAREYPLERYRNFGIMAHIDAGKTTTTERILFYTGKNHKMGETHDGASTMDFMEQEAERGITISSAATTTFWQKHEDTEFTADQELRHKFNIIDTPGHVDFTIEVERSLAVLDGAICLLDGNAGVEPQTETVWRQADRYKVPRIVFVNKMDKIGADFFKCVHMIKDRTGGIPCPIALPIGAEDTLEGAIDLIKMEEWVWKGEDVGASWVRQPIREELKDLADEWRGKMIELAVEMDDDAMEAYLEGNEPDEDTLRALLRKGTLSMSFFPVMAGSAFKNKGVQLLLNAVIDFLPAPTDVPDLLGFAPDDETETRDIVRKPSDADPFSALAFKIMNDPFVGSLTFTRIYSGALKKGDQMMNATKGKRERVGRMMVMHAINREEIEEAFAGDIIALAGLKETTTGDTLCDPAKPVVLETMTFPQPVIEIAVEPKSKADQEKMGLALQRLAAEDPSFRVETDQESGQTIMKGMGELHLDILVDRMKREFKVEANIGAPQVAYRETISQPAEIDYTHKKQTGGTGQFARIKLQITPTEPGEGYSFESKIVGGAVPKEYIPGVEKGIKSVMDSGPLAGFPVIDFKVALIDGAFHDVDSSVLAFEIAARAGMREGLRKAGAKLLEPIMKVEVVTPEEYTGSIIGDLTSRRGMVRGQDSRGNANVIDAMVPLANMFGYINNLRSMSSGRAVFTMQFDHYDAVPQNISDEIQKKYA from the coding sequence CGCAACTTTGGGATTATGGCTCACATCGACGCGGGTAAAACCACGACGACCGAGCGTATCCTGTTCTACACCGGCAAGAACCACAAAATGGGTGAGACGCACGACGGTGCGTCCACCATGGACTTCATGGAACAGGAAGCCGAGCGCGGGATCACCATCTCGTCGGCTGCCACCACGACCTTCTGGCAGAAGCACGAAGATACCGAGTTCACTGCGGATCAAGAGCTTCGTCACAAGTTCAACATCATCGACACCCCCGGCCACGTTGACTTCACCATCGAAGTCGAGCGTTCGCTGGCAGTTCTCGACGGGGCGATCTGCCTTCTCGACGGCAACGCTGGTGTTGAGCCGCAGACCGAAACCGTCTGGCGTCAGGCTGACCGCTACAAAGTTCCGCGGATCGTCTTCGTCAACAAGATGGACAAGATCGGCGCCGACTTCTTCAAGTGCGTGCACATGATCAAAGACCGCACCGGCGGTATCCCTTGCCCGATCGCTCTGCCGATCGGCGCCGAGGACACGCTGGAAGGCGCGATCGACCTGATCAAGATGGAAGAGTGGGTCTGGAAAGGTGAGGACGTCGGGGCTTCCTGGGTCCGTCAACCGATCCGTGAAGAGCTCAAGGATCTGGCCGACGAATGGCGCGGCAAGATGATCGAACTCGCCGTCGAAATGGACGACGACGCGATGGAAGCTTACCTCGAGGGCAACGAGCCCGACGAGGATACGCTGCGCGCGCTGCTCCGCAAGGGCACGCTGTCGATGTCGTTCTTCCCGGTCATGGCCGGTTCGGCGTTTAAGAACAAAGGCGTCCAGCTGCTGCTGAACGCGGTGATCGACTTCCTGCCGGCACCGACCGATGTTCCGGATCTGCTGGGCTTTGCCCCGGACGACGAGACCGAAACCCGCGACATCGTTCGGAAACCTTCGGACGCTGATCCCTTCTCGGCGCTTGCGTTCAAGATCATGAACGACCCCTTCGTCGGCTCGCTGACCTTTACCCGCATCTATTCGGGCGCCCTGAAAAAAGGCGACCAGATGATGAATGCGACCAAAGGCAAGCGTGAGCGCGTCGGTCGTATGATGGTCATGCACGCCATCAACCGCGAAGAGATCGAAGAAGCTTTCGCAGGCGACATCATCGCGCTGGCCGGTCTGAAAGAGACCACCACCGGTGACACCCTCTGCGATCCGGCGAAGCCGGTGGTTCTCGAAACCATGACCTTCCCGCAGCCGGTGATCGAGATCGCCGTCGAGCCGAAGTCGAAAGCCGACCAGGAAAAGATGGGCCTCGCCCTTCAGCGCCTGGCAGCCGAAGACCCGTCCTTCCGCGTCGAAACCGATCAAGAATCGGGCCAGACGATCATGAAGGGCATGGGCGAACTTCACCTCGACATCCTTGTCGACCGCATGAAGCGCGAGTTCAAGGTCGAGGCGAATATCGGTGCGCCGCAGGTGGCTTACCGCGAGACCATCTCGCAGCCGGCCGAGATCGACTACACGCACAAGAAACAGACCGGTGGTACCGGCCAGTTTGCGCGTATCAAGCTGCAGATCACCCCGACGGAGCCGGGCGAGGGTTACTCGTTCGAATCCAAGATCGTCGGTGGTGCGGTTCCGAAGGAATACATCCCGGGTGTCGAAAAAGGCATCAAGTCGGTCATGGACTCCGGTCCGCTGGCAGGCTTCCCGGTTATCGACTTCAAGGTCGCGCTCATCGATGGTGCGTTCCACGACGTCGACTCCTCGGTTCTGGCCTTTGAAATCGCGGCGCGTGCCGGGATGCGTGAAGGTCTGCGCAAGGCAGGGGCAAAACTGCTCGAGCCGATCATGAAAGTGGAAGTCGTGACGCCGGAAGAATACACCGGTTCGATCATCGGCGACCTGACCAGCCGTCGTGGCATGGTCCGTGGTCAGGACTCGCGCGGCAATGCGAACGTCATCGACGCGATGGTGCCGCTGGCCAATATGTTCGGCTACATCAACAACCTGCGCTCGATGTCCTCGGGCCGTGCAGTGTTCACGATGCAGTTCGACCATTACGACGCCGTGCCGCAGAACATCTCGGACGAGATCCAGAAGAAATACGCCTAA
- the rplC gene encoding 50S ribosomal protein L3 gives MRTGVIAKKLGMTRLFLEDGKQVPVTVLQLDNLQVVAQRTVEKDGYVALQLGAGEAKAKRTTAALRGHFAKANVAPKRKIAEFRVSEENLVNVGEEIIADHYFAGQFVDIAGTSIGKGFAGGMKRHNFGGLRASHGVSISHRSIGSTGQCQDPGKVFKGKKMPGHMGAVRVTTQNLQVVRTDADRGLILVKGSVPGSKGGWVTIKDAVKKPQAESTVFPAATRAKASAEAQVSAEAAAPEGDN, from the coding sequence CTGCGGACTGGTGTAATCGCCAAGAAGCTGGGCATGACCCGGCTTTTCCTCGAAGACGGCAAGCAGGTTCCTGTGACCGTTCTTCAACTCGACAACCTTCAGGTCGTCGCTCAGCGCACCGTTGAAAAAGACGGCTATGTCGCGCTTCAACTCGGTGCAGGCGAGGCGAAAGCCAAGCGCACGACCGCTGCTCTGCGTGGCCATTTCGCGAAAGCGAATGTCGCGCCGAAGCGCAAGATCGCGGAATTCCGCGTGTCGGAAGAAAACCTTGTGAACGTGGGCGAAGAAATCATCGCCGACCACTATTTCGCAGGTCAGTTCGTCGACATCGCCGGCACCTCGATCGGTAAAGGCTTCGCCGGTGGTATGAAACGCCACAACTTCGGCGGTCTTCGTGCCTCGCACGGCGTCTCGATCTCGCACCGCTCGATCGGCTCGACCGGTCAGTGCCAGGATCCGGGCAAAGTGTTCAAAGGCAAGAAAATGCCTGGCCACATGGGTGCCGTTCGCGTCACCACCCAGAACCTGCAGGTCGTTCGGACCGATGCAGACCGCGGCCTGATCCTTGTCAAAGGTTCGGTTCCGGGCTCGAAAGGTGGCTGGGTCACGATCAAGGATGCCGTGAAAAAGCCGCAGGCTGAAAGCACGGTCTTCCCGGCTGCGACGCGCGCCAAGGCTTCTGCCGAGGCTCAGGTTTCCGCCGAAGCTGCTGCGCCGGAAGGAGATAACTGA
- the rplB gene encoding 50S ribosomal protein L2 encodes MALKSYKPTTPGQRGLVLIDRSELWKGRPVKSLTEGLTKNGGRNNTGRITMRRKGGGAKRLYRIVDFKRTKFDIAATVERIEYDPNRTAFIALVKYEDGEQAYILAPQRLAVGDKVIAGAKVDVKPGNAMPFSGMPIGTIVHNVELKPGKGGQIARSAGTYAQFVGRDGGYAQIRLSSGELRLVRQECMATIGAVSNADHSNQNLGKAGRNRHFGIRPSVRGVAMNPIDHPHGGGEGRTSGGRHPVTPWGKGTKGNKTRRNKTTDKYILRSRHAKKKGR; translated from the coding sequence ATGGCATTGAAGTCGTATAAACCGACTACGCCTGGCCAGCGCGGGCTGGTTCTGATCGACCGTTCGGAGCTTTGGAAAGGTCGCCCGGTCAAGAGCCTCACTGAGGGTCTGACCAAGAACGGCGGCCGGAACAACACCGGACGGATCACGATGCGCCGCAAAGGCGGCGGGGCGAAGCGTCTCTATCGCATCGTCGATTTTAAACGCACGAAGTTCGATATTGCTGCGACGGTTGAACGGATCGAATACGACCCCAACCGCACCGCGTTCATCGCGCTTGTGAAATACGAAGACGGCGAGCAGGCCTATATCCTTGCTCCGCAGCGTCTTGCTGTCGGCGATAAAGTCATCGCTGGCGCCAAAGTTGACGTGAAGCCGGGCAACGCCATGCCGTTCTCGGGCATGCCGATCGGCACGATCGTCCACAACGTCGAACTGAAGCCGGGTAAAGGCGGTCAGATCGCACGTTCGGCTGGCACCTACGCCCAGTTCGTCGGCCGCGACGGTGGCTATGCACAGATCCGCCTGTCCTCGGGCGAGCTGCGTCTGGTCCGTCAGGAATGCATGGCGACGATCGGCGCAGTTTCGAACGCTGATCACTCGAACCAAAACCTCGGTAAAGCCGGTCGTAACCGTCACTTCGGTATCCGCCCGAGCGTCCGCGGTGTCGCGATGAACCCGATCGACCACCCGCATGGTGGTGGTGAAGGCCGCACCTCGGGTGGCCGTCACCCGGTTACCCCCTGGGGTAAAGGCACCAAGGGTAACAAGACCCGCCGGAACAAGACGACTGACAAGTACATCTTGCGGTCGCGCCACGCGAAGAAGAAGGGGCGTTAA
- a CDS encoding 50S ribosomal protein L23, producing MSKETKATAKPEHYDVLVKPLITEKATLVGESNGVVFQVAKSANKPQIKEAVETLFGVKVKAVNTTITKGKVKRFKGRPGVRSDVKKAYVTLEAGNTIDVSTGL from the coding sequence ATGAGCAAAGAAACCAAAGCGACTGCCAAGCCGGAACATTACGATGTTCTCGTGAAGCCCCTGATCACCGAAAAGGCAACGCTCGTTGGGGAATCCAACGGCGTCGTCTTCCAGGTCGCCAAATCGGCCAACAAGCCGCAGATCAAGGAAGCTGTCGAAACGCTGTTCGGCGTCAAGGTGAAGGCGGTCAACACCACCATCACCAAAGGCAAAGTCAAGCGCTTCAAAGGCCGTCCGGGCGTTCGCTCGGATGTCAAGAAAGCCTATGTCACGCTCGAGGCGGGTAACACCATCGACGTCTCGACGGGCCTCTGA
- the rpsJ gene encoding 30S ribosomal protein S10: MQSQNIRIRLKAFDYRVLDASTQEIVNTAKRTGAQVRGPIPLPNKIEKFTVLRGPHIDKKSRDQWEIRTHKRLLDIVDPTPQTVDALMKLDLAAGVDVEIKV; encoded by the coding sequence ATGCAAAGCCAGAATATCCGCATCCGGCTGAAAGCGTTCGACTACCGCGTTCTGGATGCCAGCACGCAGGAAATCGTGAACACTGCCAAGCGCACCGGCGCTCAGGTTCGTGGCCCGATTCCGCTGCCGAACAAAATCGAGAAATTCACCGTTCTGCGCGGTCCGCACATTGACAAGAAGTCGCGTGACCAGTGGGAAATCCGTACGCACAAGCGTCTTCTCGACATCGTTGACCCGACCCCCCAGACCGTGGACGCGCTGATGAAGCTCGACCTCGCTGCTGGCGTGGACGTCGAGATCAAGGTCTAA
- the rpsS gene encoding 30S ribosomal protein S19: protein MARSVWKGPFVDAYLLKKAEKARDSGKSDVIKIWSRRSTILPQFVGLTFGVYNGHKHIPVTISEEMIGQKFGEYSPTRTYYGHAADKKAKRK from the coding sequence ATGGCACGTTCTGTTTGGAAAGGCCCCTTTGTTGACGCCTATCTGCTGAAAAAAGCAGAGAAAGCTCGCGACTCGGGCAAGTCGGATGTGATCAAGATCTGGTCGCGTCGCTCGACGATCCTGCCGCAATTCGTTGGTCTGACCTTCGGGGTCTACAACGGCCACAAGCACATTCCGGTCACGATCAGCGAAGAGATGATCGGCCAGAAGTTCGGTGAATATTCGCCGACGCGGACCTACTACGGTCACGCAGCTGACAAGAAAGCGAAGAGGAAGTAA
- the rplD gene encoding 50S ribosomal protein L4, with amino-acid sequence MKLDVIKLDAGKAGDIELSDDIFGLEPRADLLHRVVRWQRAKAQQGTHSVLGKSDVSYSTKKIYRQKGTGGARHGSRKAPIFRSGGVYKGPTPRSHAFDLPKKVRALGLKHALSAKVAAGELVIVDSLNITDAKTAAVAKAVKENGWKRVLIIDGADVNENFARAARNLEGVDVLPSIGANVYDILRRDTLVITRAGVEALEARLK; translated from the coding sequence ATGAAACTTGATGTGATCAAGCTCGATGCCGGCAAAGCTGGTGATATCGAACTGAGCGATGACATCTTCGGTCTGGAGCCGCGTGCGGACCTTCTGCACCGCGTCGTGCGCTGGCAGCGCGCGAAGGCTCAGCAGGGGACCCACTCGGTTCTCGGCAAGTCCGATGTCAGCTATTCGACCAAGAAGATCTATCGCCAAAAAGGCACCGGCGGCGCTCGCCACGGTTCGCGCAAGGCGCCGATCTTCCGCTCGGGTGGTGTCTACAAGGGCCCGACCCCGCGTTCGCATGCCTTCGATCTTCCGAAGAAAGTGCGCGCACTCGGCCTCAAGCATGCTCTCTCGGCGAAAGTCGCAGCGGGCGAGCTCGTCATCGTTGACAGCCTGAACATCACCGACGCCAAAACTGCGGCCGTTGCAAAAGCGGTCAAAGAAAACGGCTGGAAGCGCGTGCTCATCATCGATGGCGCCGACGTGAACGAGAACTTCGCTCGCGCCGCGCGTAACCTCGAGGGTGTGGACGTTCTGCCGTCGATCGGTGCCAACGTCTATGACATCCTGCGTCGTGACACGCTCGTGATCACCCGCGCCGGTGTCGAAGCTCTGGAGGCTCGCCTGAAATGA
- the rplV gene encoding 50S ribosomal protein L22 encodes MGKEQNPRRVADNEAFAKIKMLRTSPQKLNLVAALIRGKKVEKALADLTFSKKRVAIDVKKCLQSAIANAENNHNLDVDGLVVAEAWVGKNLVMKRGRPRARGRYGKIMKPFSEITIKVRQVEAIEAGERA; translated from the coding sequence ATGGGTAAGGAACAGAATCCGCGCCGCGTGGCGGACAATGAGGCCTTTGCGAAGATCAAAATGCTTCGCACCTCGCCTCAGAAGCTGAACCTCGTTGCTGCGCTGATCCGCGGCAAGAAGGTCGAGAAGGCTCTGGCCGATCTCACCTTCTCGAAAAAACGGGTCGCGATCGATGTGAAGAAATGCCTTCAGTCGGCCATCGCCAACGCCGAAAACAACCATAACCTGGACGTCGACGGTCTCGTCGTCGCCGAGGCATGGGTCGGCAAGAACCTGGTCATGAAGCGCGGTCGCCCGCGTGCTCGTGGCCGGTATGGCAAGATCATGAAGCCGTTCTCGGAAATCACCATCAAGGTCCGTCAGGTCGAAGCCATCGAAGCCGGGGAGCGTGCATAA